A region of the Penicillium psychrofluorescens genome assembly, chromosome: 6 genome:
CAACAAATGCATGTCAATTATACGGCTGGTGTCTCACTTGTCCATGcattccttcctttcctATTGGAAAAGAAGACCCCGACAAGTCTTATCTTGTAAGGTGGAACTAAGCATATTTCATGGGTGAAGGCTGACCGGACGTCAACTAGCACCGAATCCAACATCTCGATCGTGCCAGCAGCGTCTTTGCCCGGTTATTCAGCCTCCAAGGCTGCTCTAAACGCGTTTGCAATGTGTTTACGATCCCAGTTGGCCCAGACCAACGTGAAGGTGACCGAGATCTTTCCACCAGCCGTCCAGAGTACGTCTAGTCCCTTATCAACTACCAAATTTCGACGACAAAAAGACGACAGTACTGACGAATCTAGCGGAACTACACGATTACATGGGAGCCAACGTCGGCCGCCAACTGGGAATGCCCCTGAAAGACTTCACAGACAAGGCGTGGGACGGATTACTGAAGGGTGAGGACGAGGTTTTTGTTGGGTCTATTGGGCCAGAGGACCGCTTTTTATCTATCGCTCACCAACGTCGCCAAACTTGTGAGGAATTTGCCCAGGCTGTCCTTAAAAGAAGCACAGGAAAGTCTTCCTAGAATCTTTACAGATCTCTAGGGATTCCTGAGGAAGGGGAGACAGAGGAGATATCACCTCAGGTCGAAGATCTAGACCCTATCAGTGATGTcgtggaagatgagaagGCCCTGAGGCAATCTGCGAGGGCTAGAAAACGATGAAAGAAAGTTGTGTCTGAAGATGATAAATAGGAACGCTTAACTGTTTCAAGTTATTCATGGTCATCTAAGTATACGCAGATATAGAAATCTAAAGGCCAACTCCAACCCATGCATGCAAAATAAAAAGACCAATTAAACCTCTATTTCCTTGCAGACCACCGTCCATTGTTGCACCCACGCATTAAACTTGTCCACCTGCATCTCATCTGTCGCCCACGACGTCACAATCCGAATCACCGCCAGGTCATCATCCAATTCCTCCCAAATATAGAACCGGAATCTGTCCTGCAGTCTCCGGATGAGTTGCTGGGGCAGAATGACAAACACCTGATTGgtctccgtctccgccaACAGCTTATACCCCAGAAGCTCGAATCCCGCCGAGATCTTCTGCGCCATCCGATTCGCGTGTGTCGCCAgctcgaagaagagatcGGACCGGAAAAGCTCCAGGAACTGCACG
Encoded here:
- a CDS encoding uncharacterized protein (ID:PFLUO_009046-T1.cds;~source:funannotate), translated to MADRLVEAGIQVTAVGRRKERLDAWVLKHKAERAHGVAFDISKLDAIPQFVKDTESNISIVPAASLPGYSASKAALNAFAMCLRSQLAQTNVKVTEIFPPAVQTELHDYMGANVGRQLGMPLKDFTDKAWDGLLKGEDEVFVGSIGPEDRFLSIAHQRRQTCEEFAQAVLKRSTGKSS